The Kribbella sp. HUAS MG21 genome includes the window TCGTCGGTGAACGTCGACCCGTCGAACGAGGCCCGCTGGACGGAGGTGCGCTCGTGCGCCTCCTCGGCACCGATGACGTCGACCCGCATGCCCGGGTCCGGGACGGGTTCACTCAGGTCGCGGCGGAGCGGGATCCAGGGCGCGTCCGCGTTCCAGCCGTCCTTGAACAGCAGCTCCTGGACCAGGGCGCCCATCGGCGTCTCGACGTACACCTTGCCGTCGACCAGGATGCTGGACACGTCCTCGACGATCCGCTGCGCGAGTTCCTCGTCACGCTGGGCGTCCGGGAGGATCGCCGTCCGCAGCCAGTCCGGCTCGTCGAGCAGGCCGATCGCGACGATCTGCCCCTCACGCCGCCAGACCCGCGTCGCCGCCGCCGTCCTGTCCTCCCCGAACCGCCAGAACCAGCCGAGGTCCCCCGGGTGCAACTGCAGCGGCACGTCCTCCCGCTGCCAGTCCCGCAGCGTCGCCACCACGTCACCCAGCTCACCGATCCCCGGCGTACTCAACTCGATCGCCATACCCCGATCACACACCATCACCACTCCGCATCCCACATTGAGCCCCCACCAACCACTCATCCGCGTCCTTGGGCACCCGCCAACCAACTTGCGCCGAGGATTTTGGTTGGTCGGTGCTCAAAGAGGTTGTCCACAGCTGCGGAGGTTCGAGGGTGCGGGAGTGCGGGGTGGGGAGCGAGGGTGGTGGGATGGATCGGCTTGGGTACGGCGTGCGCGAACGGCTGCTCGTGCTCGCGCGAATTCCGCGGCGGCGGGCGGCGCTGCAGGATCTCGGACTGGGGGACGCCGATCTCCGGCGGCTCGTCCGGCGCGGGGTCCTGCAGCACCACCACGGCCACTACGTCGACGGACGTCTCGACGCGGACCTCGCGACGATCGCCTGTGCCCACGCGGCGTACCCGGGATCGGTGGTGAGCCATTTCAGTGCGGCCCGGCTGTTAGGTCTCCCGACGTGGACCGACCGAGGTCGTCCTGCCGCCCCGCCTGTCGATGCGGCCTGGCTGACGCGGCCGCCCGAAGCCCAGCGCAACCAGCGGCGCGCGAACATCGTCGTACGACGTGCCGGCCTGCCGCCGGCTGACCTGTCGCATGAGCCATGGCTGCCAGTCACAGATGTGGCCCGCACGGTGCTCGACCTCGCCCGCGAGCTGCCGCTGCACGAGTCCGTGGTCACCGTCGACGCGGCGTTGCGCAGCGGTACGACGCTCGCAGCTCTCAGCGCGGTGGCTGACCGCCAGCACCATTGGCCCGGCATCCGGCGGGCACTGGCGGCCGTCGCGTTCGGTGACCCGTCGGCGGAGTCCGCCCTGGAGTCGATCGCCCGGGTCAGATTCGCGGCGGCCGGGTTGCCCGCGCCCGTCCTGCAGGTGCAGTTCTTCGACGGGTTCCGCTGGATGATCGAGCGGGTCGACTTCTGGTGGCCTCAGTTCCGAACGATCGGGGAAGCGGACGGGCTCGCGAAGTACGAGGCGAGCACCGCCGAGGAGCGTCGGCGTCTGCTGCGCAGCAGCCACCGTCGTGACCAGCGACTCAGTGACCGCGGCGTCGAACTCGTTCACTTCGGATGGGAGGACGTCGTCGATCCGAGATCCGATCTGACCGATCGCCTCCGGTCCGCCTTCACGCGCGGCGCAGCACGCCGCACCGACCCACCCGCATGGCGTACCGCTCCGCCGCCGACCGCCCGCGCCGCGTGACCTTGGGCACGGACCAACCATTTCCGGGGCGGTCGGGTGGTTGGTGGGTGCCCAAGGTGTGTTTGTGATTCCGGCGGTCGGGCACGGGGCGGGGGCTAGTGACAATCGACGGATGGAGTTGCTGTGCTGACCCTGACTGAGAACGCGACGCTGGTGATCAAGAGCATCACCGGGGTCGAGGGCGCGCCGGCGGGCGCCGGGGTGCGGATCTCGCAGGAGAACCCGGCGGATCCGGCACTCGCGGTGACCACGACCGAGGCACCGCAACCGGGTGACCAGGTGGTGGAGGAGGCCGGTGCGCGGGTCTTCCTCGAGGAGAACGCCGCCAACGCTCTCGACGACAAGATCCTCGACGCGGCAGTCGACGACAAGGGCGGTGTCGAGTTCCTCCTGGTCCCGCAGCCGGGCCAGGGCCGCGAGAACGGCGCCGCCCCGACCCCCTGACGAGGCGAACCGTGCCGCCGGCCGGGACTGCTCCCGGCCGGCGCACGGCCACGTCCCTGGAGGGCGCTGCCCTAGAGGGCGCTGCGCTGGGCGATCCAGCTTTCGTGCAGTCGCGTGTAGACACCGCCGGCGCCGACCAGCTCGGCGTGCGGCCCGCGCTCCACGATCTCGCCCTCGTCGAACACCAGCACCTCGTCGGCCGCCTCGGCCGTCGACAGCCGGTGCGCGATCGTGACCGACGTACGCCCGGCCATCAGGCGCTCGAGCGCCGCGTTCACCCGGACCTCGGTGCCAGGGTCGACGGCTGACGTCGCCTCGTCCAGGACCAGCAGGTCCGGGTCGGCGATGTTCGCGCGGACCAGCGCCACCAGCTGCCGCTCCCCCGCGGACAGCGACTCACCGCGCTGCCCGACCGGCGAGTTCAGCCCGTCCGGCAGCGACTCCAGCCAGTCCGTGAGGCCGAGCGACTCGAACGCGGCGAGCAGCTCCGCGTCGGTCACGTCCGGCCGACCGAACCGCACGTTGTCGGCGAGCGACGCGTCGAACAGGTACCCGTCCTGCGGCACCATCACGACCCGCTCCCGCAGCGACTCGAACGAGATCTCGCGCGCGTCCACCCCGTCCAGCTTCACCGCCCCGGACGTCGGGTCCATCAGCCGGGTCAGCAGTTTCGCGAACGTCGTCTTCCCCGACCCGGTCTCCCCCACGACGGCGACCCGCCGATGGGGCTCGATCCGTACGTCGACATCGCGCAGCACCAGCTCACCCTCCGGGTAGGCGAAGTCGACGTCGTCGAAGTCGACCGTGATCGGCCCGCGCGCCTGCTTCACCCCCGCCTCGCCCGGGTCGGCGACGTCGGCCGGCGTGGCGATCACGCCGAGCACCCGCCGCCAGCCGGCGAACGCGCTCTGCGCGTCGGTCAGAACCTGGGTGGCGATCTGCACCGGGTCGGAGAACAGCGCGACCAGGAACATGAACGCCAGCAGCTCACCCAGCGTCGCCTGCCCGTCCACGCCGAGCAACACGCCGACCGTCAGGACGCCCGCGTTCGCCAGGCCGGCCGCCAGACCGCCGATCGAGAACGTCAGGCCGGTGATCGCCTGCGCCTTGGTCGCCGTCCGGCGGTAGTCGTCGATCGACGCGTCGATCCGGTCCTGGGTGCGCTGCTCGATCGCGTACGACCGGACCACCTGCGCGCCGACGACCGGCTCCGCGATCGCGGACAGCATCTCGCCGACCTTCGCCCGGACGACGCCGTACGCCGACGACATCGCGCGCTGCAGGTACTTGAGGCTCGCGAACAGCGGGATGAAGCACAGCAGCACGACCAGCGCGAGCTGCCAGGAGTAGACGAACATGACGATCGTCGCGAGCAGCATCTGCCCGAGGCTCACCAGGAAGATGAAGCCGCCGAACTGCAGGAACTGCGACACCGTGTCGACGTCCGACGTGACCCGGCTGACCAGCGCCCCACGCCGCTCGGTGCTCTGGGTCAGCACCGGCAGGTCGTGCACGTGCCGGAACGCCTTGATCCGCATCGTCGCGAGCCCGTGCTCGGAGTTGACCGCGAGCCGCACGGTCGTCAGGTACGACGCGCCCGCGGTGAGGATCACGCCCAGCGCGCAGACCAGGCACATCCAGGCCACGTACGACATGTCCGGCCCGCCCGGCCCGGACAGCCCCTTGTCGATCGTCTGCTGCACCGCGATCGGTACGACGATCCGCCCGGCCGTCATGGTCAGCGCCAGGATCCCGGTCAGCCACCACCCGCGCCCGAGCTCCGGCGAGACCTTCAGCCCGTCCTTGAGCGTCTGCAGCCCACCGGCGTTGTCACCATGATCCAGCCGACTTGCTTCCGCCGCGCTCACGCCGATGCTCCTTCCGAGTCGAGGTCGTCGAGGTCCGCCGCGAGCTCCGCCTCTTCCTGGCGGCGCTCGGAGTCCTTCTCGTAGGCGTCCACCAGGTCGCGGTACGCCGCCGACGACGCCTGCAGTTCGGTGTGCGTGCCCTGCGCGCGGATCCGGCCGTCGTCGAGGAACAGCACCTCGTCGGCGAGCGAGATCGTCGCCTTCCGGTACGCGATCACCAGCACGGTCGTCGCCGCTCCGGCGTCCTCCTGGACCGCGGACCGCAGCCCGGCGAGGATCCGCGCCTCCACCTGCGGGTCGACCGCGCTGGTCGCGTCGTCCAGGATCAGCAGCCGCGGCCGCCGGACCAGCGCCCGCGCCAGCGCGATCCGCTGCCGCTGCCCACCGGAGAGCGTCGTACCGCGCTCGCCGACCTTGGTGTCGAGGCCGTCCGGCAGCGCCTTCACGAAGCCGTCGCCCTGCGCGATCCGGAGCGCGTCCCAGACGTCGTCGTCGGTGTAGTCACCGCCCAGCGTGATGTTGCCGCGGATCGTGTCGTCGAACAGGAACGCGGTCTGCGCCACCAGCGCGACCGAGCCGGCCAGTTCGTCGCGGGCGAGGTCGCGGACATCGATCCCGTCGACCTTGACCGCGCCTTCCTCCGGGTCGACCAGCCGGGTCAGCAACGTGGTCAGCGTCGACTTCCCGGAGCCCGTCGGCCCGACGACCGCGACGGTCTTCCCGGGCTCGATCGTGAAGTCCACCCCGGCGAGCACGTCCCGCTCCGGCAAATAGCCGAAGCGGACACCGGCCACCTGCAGCCGGGCCGCCTTCGCCGACGTCAGCCGCGCCTCGCCGTACTCCATCCCGCCCTCGGCGGTGAGCACGCGCTGCACGCGGTCCCAGCCCACGACCGACCGCGGCAGCTCCCCGAGCACCCAGCCGAGCGCCCGGATCGGGAACCCGATCAGCGTGAAGAGGAACGCGACCTGGACCACGTCGCCCGCGTCGGCGCCGCCCGAACGCACCCGCCCGACGCCGACCAGCAGCACCGCCAGCACCCCGAGCCGGGGCAGGCCGTCGATCACCGGGTCGAACATGCCGCGGGCCTTGTTGACCGCGATGTTCGCGTCCCGGAGCGCGTACGTCGGGGCGCGGAAGCGCTCGGTCTCCGCGGCCTCGCGGCCGAGCGTCTTCACCACCAGCGCGCCGTCGAACGACTCGTGCGCGACCTCGGAGACGTCGGCGCGCAGTTGCTGCGCCCGGGTCGCGAGCGGCTGCAGGTAGCGCTGGAAGATCACGTTCGCGAGGAAGACCAGCGGGAACACCAGGCAGCCGACCAGCGCCAGCCAGACGTCGGCCGCGAACATCGCCACGGTCGCGAACACCAGCATCGCGATCACGCCGATCGCCATCGGCAGTGGCGCGATCACGAACCAGGTCGACTCCACGTCGGCGTTCGCGTTCGACAGCAGCATGCCGGTGGAGTGCTGGTGGTGCCACTCGAGCGGGAGCTTCAGGTACTGCCGGGTGACCCGCCGGCGGTACGTCGCCTGCAGCCGGAACTGCATGACACCGGCGCCGAGCCGCCGCCCGACCACGCCGATCGCGTTCAGGATCGCGATGCCCATGAACAGCGAGATCAGTGCCGCGATCGCGCCCGCGCTGGTGTCGCCGCGCTCGAAGGCCGGCCGGATCAGCCGGTCCGTGGACCAGCCGAGCGCCCAGCCGCCGGCCACGGTCATCGCGCCGTACAGCATGCTGGCGAGCACCGACAGCGCGAAGACGCCCGGCTCCTCCCAGATCGCGACCCGCAGCACCCCGAAGCCCCGCCGGGTGACGCTGCCCTTGTCCGGGACTTTCGGTGGCACGGGCAACACGCTCCAAGCAGTCAGGTGGCAGTCAGTGGCAGTCGGGTGGCAGTCAGGTGCATCAACAGGGCACGGGAATGACAACGATTGACATTCTGCCACCCGGTCCGGACAACTACGATCGAGAATGTGACCGACTACAGCCGGGTGGAACGACTAGCTCTGTGTGACCTCCTCGACCAGGTCGGACCCGCCGCCCCGACGCTGTGCGAGGGCTGGGACGCGTACGACCTCGCCGTACATCTGTACGTCCGGGAGGCGGACCCGATGGCCGGGCCCGGACTGGTGATCCCGGCGCTGTCGGACACCACCGAGCGGCGGATGCAGCGGGTGAAGGAGCGCTACGGCTTCGCCGAGCTGGTCGGCATGGTGCGCAGCGGTCCGCCGCCGGTGTCGCTGTTCTCGGTGCCGAAGCTCGGCGCGCAGCTGAACACGACCGAGTACTTCATCCACCACGAGGACGTCCGCCGCGCGCAGCCGTCGTACGACGTCCGCACGCTGCCGCGCGAGCAGCAGGACGGACTGTGGAAGGCGGTCCGGCTGTCCGCGAAGGCGATGGCGCGGAAGGCGCCGAGCGGCATGGTGCTGCGGCGGCCCGACGGCACGAGTTCCGTCGCGAAGCGGCCGAACGAGCGCGGCTCGGTGACCGTGACCGGTGAGCCCGCGGAGCTGGTGCTGTTCTGCAGCGGGCGGCAGGCGGTGGCCGACGTACAGCTGGACGGCGAGGCGGAGGCGGTGGAGCAGCTCCGCAACGCGTCATTCGGCCTCTGAGCGCTTGCGGCGCGCGCGCCGGATCAGGTTGCTCACCACCGTGGTGAGGATGACCAGCGCGATCGCGGCGACCACGCCCTCCCACGGCTCGTCGAAGAGCGCGTAGCCGAGCAGGCCGATCGCCATGTAGACCGCTGCCCACAGCGACGAGGCGGTCAGGTCGACGAGGGCGAACCGCTCCCACTTGTACCCGGCGAGCCCGGCGGCGAGCAGCACCGGCACGCGGCCGCCCGGGATCAGCCTGGACGTCAGCAACACGGTGATCTCGTGCTCGGCCAACCGTTCCCGGAGGTTGTCCAGCGACGCGTTGTCGCGGAGCCAGCCGATCCGTTTGGCCAGCCGCTCCCCGCCGAACCGGCAGCCGGCATACACGATCAGGTCCCCGACGTACGCGCCGGCCGCGCCCGCGATCAGCACCCCGACGAGCCCGATCGGGCTGCCGTGCGACGCCAGTACGGCGCCCGCCGACACCGCCGCACCCGTCGGCAGCACAGGCAGCACCGCCCCGATCAGCACCGCGCCCGCCAGCGCGAACAAGTACCAGAGATCGAACTTGGTCTCTCCGGTCATGGGGCCTCCCGTCCTGGACTGAGGAGCGGAGGGAGCGAAGCGACCGGAGCGACGAGGGAAGGACGGGAGCAACAGCCCCATGACCCAGCGCGCCGGAGGCGCGCAATGTGCACCGTCATGGGCTGACCTCGACCGACTCGCCCGGCACCAGAACCTCCACCTTCACCGCGGGATCCACCTCGGTCATCGCGGTCTTGAATCTGTCGCCCGGGGCCAGGAAGAGGTCCGGCCGGACCCAGTCGAGGCCGATCGGCCAGAACGTCCCGAAATGCACCGGCACCGCCATCGACGCGCCCACCCGCCGCACCGCCTCCGCGGCGCGCAGCGGGTCCAGGTGCCCCGGCCCGAGCGACGGGCCCCAGCCGCCCACCGGCACCAGCGCCACATCGACCGGCCCGGTCTCCGCGGCGAGCCCGTCGTACAGGTCGGTGTCGCCCGCGAACCAGACACTCGGCGCGCCGTCGACGCGGTACCCCACCGGCTGCGCGGAGTACGCCGACCAGGGCAGCCGGCGCCCGTCGTGATGCGCGGTGACGGCGGTGATCTCGAGCCCGCCGATCCGCACCTGGTTGCCGGGAGCAACTTCGATGCAGCGGTCCGAGTACCGCGGTCCGCGGTCGGCGTGGATCAGCCGCGCGGCGCCCCGCGGCACGACCAGCGCGGCGTCCGGGGAGACGAACGGCAGCGAGGTCAGGTGCAGGTGGTCGGCGTGCAGGTGCGAGATCAGGACCGCGTCGCACTCCCCCGCCTCCGGGGCCGGCGCCGGACCGCGGCGGCGGCGCAGGTGCGCGATCCGCGGGGTCAGCACCGGGTCGGTCAGGAGCCGCGTGCCGTTCGCCTCGATCGTGGTGGTCGAATGCCCCCACCAGGTGACTCGCACGCGTCAGGCCTCCACCTTCGCCGGTTCCGCCACGTCCTTGCGCTGGCCGAGCTTCTCCAGCCAGCCGACCAGCACCGCGTGGACCGCGTCGGAGCCTACGGGAGGCTCCTCCAGGACCCAACGACTCGGGTGCACCAGCACCGCCTCGGTCTGCCAGCCGCCGATCCCGCCGTGGCAGCCGACCAGCTCCTCGAACGCCGCCACCTCGTGGGTGAACTCGTCGAGCCGGCTCACCACCACGAGGTCACCGTTGTGCGGCATCTCGGCCTGGCGGAGCATCGACGCGGCCGCGAAGTCGCCGTACCGCGCCAACGGGTCCTCGCCCTCGACCCGGCCGGAGCGCAGCACCCGGACACCCGCGCGGCCGATCGCGACCGGCCCCTCGGCGAGCGAGTCGACGACCACGAACCCGATGCCGGGGTGGGTCGCGAGGCCCGGGATCAGCTTCGGGTGCAGCAGCTCGATCTCCTCCAGCGGCACCCGGCCGGGCGTGGTCGCGAGGTAGATCAGCGCGAGGTTGCCGGACGCGGTGACCACCATCTGCTCGTCCGGGGTGACCTGTGGCTCGCACTCCTTCGGGCCGAGCTCCACCTCGCCGTCCTTCAGGTGCAGTGCCTTCCGGGTGACGGTGCCGGCCACGCTGCGGCGCATGCTCAGCTCGGTGAGGAACGCGTTCACCGGGCCCCAGCCCTCGGACTTGCCGACCGCGGCGACCGGCTCCTTGGTGGTGTCGACCAGGTCGTCGACCACCTCGGCGAGCGTCCGGCCGTACCGTTGCAGGAACGTCGAGCCCTGGCTCTGGCCGTGGTCGGACAGCACGACGATCTCGTACGAGTGCGGCAGGATGTCGATGATCCGCTGCAGCGCGCCGAGCACCCGGTCGAGGCCCTCCAGCGTCTGCAGCGACTCGGCCCGGGTGGGGCCGGCGTGGTGTGCGACCTCGTCGTAGTCGACGAAGTCGCAGTAGATCACCGGGGTGCCCTTCACCAGCTCGTCGGTGATCAGCGAGACGTTCAGGTCGCGGAGCAGGACGTTGGTGACCGCGCGCAGGAAGATGTAGGCGCCGCCGCGCTTCACCCGCGGGACCAGATGCCGGGCGCGCTGGCGGCGGGCCTGGTGCAGTTCCTTGATCATCTCCGCAACGCACAGGATCAGGCCGCGCGCGGCGCCCTGCGGGCTGGAGAAGAACCGGACGTACCCGTGGCTGCGGCTGTTCGGCAGGCCGGCGCGGCTGAACACCAGTTCGCACTTGTCCGCGTCGCCGGACCAGTTGTTGCTGATGCTGACGCCGCCGTCCGCGAGCAGCCCGCGCCCGGTCGACATCCGGGCCTCGATCTCCGCCGCGTCCCGGCCCCGGTTGGTGACCATCACCCGGCCGGTCTCCTTCTCGTACCAGCGGAACGCCGGGATGTGCCCGGAGCCGCCGTGCAGGATCCCGGCCTGGCTCGCGGGGGTGGTCGCCGGGACGCCGGTGTGCCAGGCGAGCATCGAGTGCCGGCCGTCGCGGATCCAGCCGCCGAGGTTCGGCAGGTTGCCGGCCAGCACCATCCAGTTCAGCAGCGGTGCGGACAGGCCGTCGATCTGGATGATCAGCATCCCGGTCTTCGGCGCGGGCTGGATCCGCCGGGCGCGGCGGTGCACCAGCCGCATCACCTCCGCGACGTACGCGTCGTCACTGCCCGCGTACGCGACCCAGCCGACGAAGGCGCTCACCGACGACATCACGATCGCGACCAGCACCGGCGCCTCGACGCCGCCGTGCAGGTTCACCCCCGGGTCGACGGTGATGCCGAGGTAGACGACCGCGAACTGCGACAACAGGCCGCCGACCAGGACGCCGATCGACCCGATCAGTACCGCGATCCCGGCCAGGATCCAGCGCATCAGCACCGAGAACACCGCCAGCAGGACGACCAGCCGCAGGATCGGCAGCCGGCCGTCGCTGCTGATCTGCGGCAGCGTCCAGAACGTGATGACCAGCGTGACCAGGGAGGCGAGGCCGCCGTACAGCATCGCCTGGAGGCCGCGTCCGGTCCGGCGGACGTCCAGCCACAACGGACGTCGCCGCCGTTCCTTCGACAGCTGTTCTGGTGGTTTCGCCATCGCCTGCTTCGTGCTCTCCCCGTCCGGTCCCGCTGTGCAGTACGAGACTACGGGGTCGCACCTACAGGATTACTGCACCTCGAGGTAGTCGACCTCCGTGTACAGCGTGCCCTTGGTCAGCCGGATCGTGTTCCAGCCGGCGTTGAGCGTGATCGCGACCGAACTCTGCCGCCAGTTGTCCCAGCCGGTGACGGGGTAGCTGACCGAGCCCGCGTTGTTGCCGTTGACAACGAGACCGTGGCTGGCGGCCGACGCGGAGCCGTTGGCGTACCCGACGTGCAGCGTGTAACCACCCGCCACCGGAGCGAACACGGTGTTCTCCACCCACGAGTCCGCGTAGTCGATGTAAGCGACCACCTTCCCGTCCGACGCGCCGGCGGCGTTGGAGCGTACGACGCAGTGGTTCAGCGTCCCGCGCTCCGCCTCGTACCGGACCCGGCTGCCGCGCACCACCGGGTAGTCGTTCGCCCACCCGACGTCGGCGACGTACATGTGCCGCCCGCCGTTGACCCAGCCGTGGACGAACACCTTGTTCCCGACGAAGTCCGCGCCGCCGGGGCCGCAGATCCGGTTGTCGAACGACGCGGTCGTCATCAACGGCCGGTACGCCGTCGTCCACGGACCGCTCAGGCTCTTCGAGGTCGCGTACGACGTGAGGTAGTTGCAGTCGGTGTACCCGCCGCCGGAGAAGAACAGCACGTACTGCGACCCGCGCTGCACCAGGTCCGGCGCCTCGATCACGCTGCTCGACGTCAGCAGCGCGGTGTTGCCGCCGACCAGGGTCCGGCCGTTGTCGGCGGTCCGGGTGAGCCAGAGCGTCGATGCCTTGCCGATCGCGTTGCCGTCGTTCTTCCAGACGAGGTAGCGGGTGCCGTCGTTGGCCACGAACGTGTTCGCGTCGATCGCGCCGCCCAGGTCCAGCGGGCAGATCAACGGCGCCGTACCGATCGGCTGGAACGGGCCGAGCGGATTCGTCGCGGTGGCCACGCCGATGCACTGCCGGCCGGAGGCCTTGTGCCAGGCGGTGTAGGTGAGCGTGAAGCTGCCGTCGGGGTTCGGGTGGACGTCCGGCGCCCAGGTGCGGCCGGGCTGGGCCCAGGCGCCGGACGGGCCGCCGGGCATCGCGTCGCCGCGGACGGTCCACGGGCCGTTCGCGCTCGGCGCGGTCGCGACCGGCAGGGTGCCGCGGCCGCCGTTCGTGGCGTAGGCGTACCAGGTGCCGTTGTGCTGGAACACGTCCGGATCGGGGAAGTTCTCGCCGATCACCACGCTCGGGATGACCGCGGCGGTCGTGGCGGCCTGCACAGGCGCGGAGAGGAAGGAAGTGAGGCTGAAGACAGCCAGAACGGCTGCCAGAAGTCGTCTCATACGGGACTCCTCAGGTGGGGGCGGATACCTGTGCGAACAACTTTTCCATCGATTCACCTGAAACGCGAGACCTCAATCCCTGGACCGGGGGCGAATCCGCGGTGGAGACTCCCGCTAGTTGGTTTCCGCCTGGGTTGAGGGAGTGTCTCGTGAGTCTTTTACG containing:
- a CDS encoding TIGR03085 family metal-binding protein encodes the protein MTDYSRVERLALCDLLDQVGPAAPTLCEGWDAYDLAVHLYVREADPMAGPGLVIPALSDTTERRMQRVKERYGFAELVGMVRSGPPPVSLFSVPKLGAQLNTTEYFIHHEDVRRAQPSYDVRTLPREQQDGLWKAVRLSAKAMARKAPSGMVLRRPDGTSSVAKRPNERGSVTVTGEPAELVLFCSGRQAVADVQLDGEAEAVEQLRNASFGL
- a CDS encoding Fe-S cluster assembly protein HesB — its product is MLTLTENATLVIKSITGVEGAPAGAGVRISQENPADPALAVTTTEAPQPGDQVVEEAGARVFLEENAANALDDKILDAAVDDKGGVEFLLVPQPGQGRENGAAPTP
- a CDS encoding ABC transporter ATP-binding protein — translated: MPPKVPDKGSVTRRGFGVLRVAIWEEPGVFALSVLASMLYGAMTVAGGWALGWSTDRLIRPAFERGDTSAGAIAALISLFMGIAILNAIGVVGRRLGAGVMQFRLQATYRRRVTRQYLKLPLEWHHQHSTGMLLSNANADVESTWFVIAPLPMAIGVIAMLVFATVAMFAADVWLALVGCLVFPLVFLANVIFQRYLQPLATRAQQLRADVSEVAHESFDGALVVKTLGREAAETERFRAPTYALRDANIAVNKARGMFDPVIDGLPRLGVLAVLLVGVGRVRSGGADAGDVVQVAFLFTLIGFPIRALGWVLGELPRSVVGWDRVQRVLTAEGGMEYGEARLTSAKAARLQVAGVRFGYLPERDVLAGVDFTIEPGKTVAVVGPTGSGKSTLTTLLTRLVDPEEGAVKVDGIDVRDLARDELAGSVALVAQTAFLFDDTIRGNITLGGDYTDDDVWDALRIAQGDGFVKALPDGLDTKVGERGTTLSGGQRQRIALARALVRRPRLLILDDATSAVDPQVEARILAGLRSAVQEDAGAATTVLVIAYRKATISLADEVLFLDDGRIRAQGTHTELQASSAAYRDLVDAYEKDSERRQEEAELAADLDDLDSEGASA
- a CDS encoding MBL fold metallo-hydrolase; this translates as MRVTWWGHSTTTIEANGTRLLTDPVLTPRIAHLRRRRGPAPAPEAGECDAVLISHLHADHLHLTSLPFVSPDAALVVPRGAARLIHADRGPRYSDRCIEVAPGNQVRIGGLEITAVTAHHDGRRLPWSAYSAQPVGYRVDGAPSVWFAGDTDLYDGLAAETGPVDVALVPVGGWGPSLGPGHLDPLRAAEAVRRVGASMAVPVHFGTFWPIGLDWVRPDLFLAPGDRFKTAMTEVDPAVKVEVLVPGESVEVSP
- a CDS encoding VTT domain-containing protein, which encodes MTGETKFDLWYLFALAGAVLIGAVLPVLPTGAAVSAGAVLASHGSPIGLVGVLIAGAAGAYVGDLIVYAGCRFGGERLAKRIGWLRDNASLDNLRERLAEHEITVLLTSRLIPGGRVPVLLAAGLAGYKWERFALVDLTASSLWAAVYMAIGLLGYALFDEPWEGVVAAIALVILTTVVSNLIRRARRKRSEAE
- a CDS encoding ABC transporter ATP-binding protein, translating into MSAAEASRLDHGDNAGGLQTLKDGLKVSPELGRGWWLTGILALTMTAGRIVVPIAVQQTIDKGLSGPGGPDMSYVAWMCLVCALGVILTAGASYLTTVRLAVNSEHGLATMRIKAFRHVHDLPVLTQSTERRGALVSRVTSDVDTVSQFLQFGGFIFLVSLGQMLLATIVMFVYSWQLALVVLLCFIPLFASLKYLQRAMSSAYGVVRAKVGEMLSAIAEPVVGAQVVRSYAIEQRTQDRIDASIDDYRRTATKAQAITGLTFSIGGLAAGLANAGVLTVGVLLGVDGQATLGELLAFMFLVALFSDPVQIATQVLTDAQSAFAGWRRVLGVIATPADVADPGEAGVKQARGPITVDFDDVDFAYPEGELVLRDVDVRIEPHRRVAVVGETGSGKTTFAKLLTRLMDPTSGAVKLDGVDAREISFESLRERVVMVPQDGYLFDASLADNVRFGRPDVTDAELLAAFESLGLTDWLESLPDGLNSPVGQRGESLSAGERQLVALVRANIADPDLLVLDEATSAVDPGTEVRVNAALERLMAGRTSVTIAHRLSTAEAADEVLVFDEGEIVERGPHAELVGAGGVYTRLHESWIAQRSAL
- a CDS encoding alkaline phosphatase family protein, whose translation is MAKPPEQLSKERRRRPLWLDVRRTGRGLQAMLYGGLASLVTLVITFWTLPQISSDGRLPILRLVVLLAVFSVLMRWILAGIAVLIGSIGVLVGGLLSQFAVVYLGITVDPGVNLHGGVEAPVLVAIVMSSVSAFVGWVAYAGSDDAYVAEVMRLVHRRARRIQPAPKTGMLIIQIDGLSAPLLNWMVLAGNLPNLGGWIRDGRHSMLAWHTGVPATTPASQAGILHGGSGHIPAFRWYEKETGRVMVTNRGRDAAEIEARMSTGRGLLADGGVSISNNWSGDADKCELVFSRAGLPNSRSHGYVRFFSSPQGAARGLILCVAEMIKELHQARRQRARHLVPRVKRGGAYIFLRAVTNVLLRDLNVSLITDELVKGTPVIYCDFVDYDEVAHHAGPTRAESLQTLEGLDRVLGALQRIIDILPHSYEIVVLSDHGQSQGSTFLQRYGRTLAEVVDDLVDTTKEPVAAVGKSEGWGPVNAFLTELSMRRSVAGTVTRKALHLKDGEVELGPKECEPQVTPDEQMVVTASGNLALIYLATTPGRVPLEEIELLHPKLIPGLATHPGIGFVVVDSLAEGPVAIGRAGVRVLRSGRVEGEDPLARYGDFAAASMLRQAEMPHNGDLVVVSRLDEFTHEVAAFEELVGCHGGIGGWQTEAVLVHPSRWVLEEPPVGSDAVHAVLVGWLEKLGQRKDVAEPAKVEA
- a CDS encoding GNAT family N-acetyltransferase; this translates as MAIELSTPGIGELGDVVATLRDWQREDVPLQLHPGDLGWFWRFGEDRTAAATRVWRREGQIVAIGLLDEPDWLRTAILPDAQRDEELAQRIVEDVSSILVDGKVYVETPMGALVQELLFKDGWNADAPWIPLRRDLSEPVPDPGMRVDVIGAEEAHERTSVQRASFDGSTFTDERWFAMSDGLPYADARCLVLRNKLGESVAAATVWSAGDGRPGYIEPLGVHRLHRGRGYGTAMVLACARALQELGSSSIYTCTPATNVGAVATYQAAGMQALDEIRAQYRDA
- a CDS encoding family 43 glycosylhydrolase yields the protein MRRLLAAVLAVFSLTSFLSAPVQAATTAAVIPSVVIGENFPDPDVFQHNGTWYAYATNGGRGTLPVATAPSANGPWTVRGDAMPGGPSGAWAQPGRTWAPDVHPNPDGSFTLTYTAWHKASGRQCIGVATATNPLGPFQPIGTAPLICPLDLGGAIDANTFVANDGTRYLVWKNDGNAIGKASTLWLTRTADNGRTLVGGNTALLTSSSVIEAPDLVQRGSQYVLFFSGGGYTDCNYLTSYATSKSLSGPWTTAYRPLMTTASFDNRICGPGGADFVGNKVFVHGWVNGGRHMYVADVGWANDYPVVRGSRVRYEAERGTLNHCVVRSNAAGASDGKVVAYIDYADSWVENTVFAPVAGGYTLHVGYANGSASAASHGLVVNGNNAGSVSYPVTGWDNWRQSSVAITLNAGWNTIRLTKGTLYTEVDYLEVQ